A single Polyangiaceae bacterium DNA region contains:
- a CDS encoding putative metal-binding motif-containing protein yields MERWLGISWVLLGLLPIAGCGNDSVASPFTRDAGSDAADSGGDADADGDAGEDPDLGGPCIDDGQCDDAVPCTLDRCDSSLGRCRNTPDDSQCLDAVYCDGLEVCDRQLGCMEGEPVSCSDKDTCTIDACDEATLTCSHVPRDADSDGDPDQNCGGKDCNDTDPGVAGTLPEICGNGLDDNCNGDVDEAACERVENDDCGDAQDMLMSGTYAFSTAGAARDHSASCTRVETVDVVGAIVVPGTEPLDVDVIGRSLSPLELAIAGQCGDASSELGCDASVPTQTGESVSRLWLRSLAPGAYPLYIFAPSAASQEVSLNFRPASSAPTNETCGSALDVALGAHVVAQVVGVAQDLETRCNVAVGELVYHFALSETRDVRVFATSVDGVGQPSLSLRDAGCLGYGAELTCQTSPAVSLFARALPAGDYFLAVSATAPTEVDFVIEDSPPSAAPADEDCSSPLSLTPGVPQALDFTDHVDDVSLSCLNAAVDAVYGLSLAQASDLLLVQRLSDGDTGAVGLTNENGGMCGAELVCQRSDVSPLRLRKHGVPAGSFKVVAESATAAPSEITAFARPASPTTLVSFADTCAQAIQIPAEGGFFQGNTANASADYDAGCDYGVQPPGGAPEQMLKLTLSAKKRVIFDMQGSGYATLLNVRKGPGCPGTELPQACSVGYAEGRSYLDLTLDAGEYFVQIDGYNRASGTWFLDVFVSQP; encoded by the coding sequence GTGGAGCGTTGGCTGGGGATCTCGTGGGTGTTGCTCGGGCTGCTGCCGATTGCCGGTTGCGGCAACGACTCCGTGGCGAGTCCCTTCACGCGGGATGCTGGTAGCGACGCCGCCGATTCCGGCGGGGACGCGGACGCAGACGGTGACGCCGGGGAGGACCCCGACCTAGGGGGCCCCTGCATTGACGATGGACAGTGCGACGACGCCGTCCCGTGCACCCTGGATCGTTGCGACTCGTCCCTTGGCCGCTGCCGCAACACCCCGGACGACTCTCAGTGCCTGGACGCGGTGTATTGCGACGGACTGGAGGTCTGCGACCGACAGCTGGGGTGCATGGAGGGGGAACCCGTCAGCTGCTCTGACAAGGACACTTGCACCATCGATGCCTGCGACGAGGCCACACTGACGTGTTCCCACGTCCCACGTGACGCCGACTCAGACGGGGATCCGGATCAGAACTGCGGAGGCAAGGACTGCAACGACACGGATCCCGGAGTCGCGGGAACCCTCCCGGAGATCTGCGGCAACGGCCTCGATGACAACTGCAATGGTGACGTGGACGAGGCGGCGTGTGAGCGGGTCGAGAACGACGACTGTGGGGACGCCCAGGACATGCTCATGTCCGGGACCTACGCGTTCAGTACCGCGGGCGCCGCGCGGGATCACTCCGCCTCGTGTACCCGTGTGGAAACGGTTGACGTGGTAGGTGCGATCGTCGTGCCCGGTACCGAGCCTCTCGACGTCGATGTCATTGGTAGGAGCCTGAGCCCGCTGGAGCTAGCGATTGCTGGTCAGTGCGGGGACGCCAGCTCGGAGCTCGGCTGCGATGCGTCCGTGCCAACGCAGACGGGCGAGAGCGTGAGCCGTTTGTGGCTGCGCTCGTTGGCCCCCGGAGCCTACCCCCTGTACATCTTCGCGCCGAGCGCCGCCTCCCAGGAGGTGAGCCTCAATTTCCGCCCGGCCTCTAGCGCGCCAACGAACGAGACCTGCGGCAGTGCGCTGGATGTTGCCCTTGGGGCCCACGTCGTCGCTCAAGTGGTGGGTGTCGCGCAAGACCTCGAGACCCGCTGCAACGTCGCCGTGGGCGAGCTGGTTTATCACTTCGCCCTCAGTGAGACCCGAGACGTCCGAGTCTTCGCGACCAGCGTCGACGGGGTGGGGCAGCCCTCGCTCTCGCTGCGTGACGCGGGCTGTTTGGGCTACGGCGCCGAGCTGACTTGCCAGACATCACCTGCGGTGTCCCTGTTCGCGCGGGCACTGCCCGCTGGAGATTATTTCCTTGCGGTATCGGCGACCGCGCCGACAGAGGTCGACTTCGTGATCGAAGATTCGCCTCCCAGCGCAGCCCCGGCCGATGAGGACTGCAGCTCGCCCTTGAGTTTGACCCCGGGAGTGCCCCAGGCGCTCGACTTCACCGATCACGTGGACGATGTCAGCCTCAGCTGTCTGAACGCCGCCGTGGATGCGGTGTATGGGCTCAGCCTGGCTCAAGCGAGTGACTTGCTGCTGGTTCAGCGCTTGTCCGACGGAGACACCGGAGCCGTCGGGCTAACTAACGAGAACGGGGGGATGTGCGGTGCTGAGCTAGTCTGTCAGCGCTCAGACGTCTCGCCGCTCAGGCTGCGCAAGCACGGCGTGCCAGCAGGCAGCTTCAAGGTGGTCGCCGAGAGCGCGACCGCGGCGCCGTCGGAGATCACCGCCTTCGCCAGGCCCGCCAGTCCGACGACGCTGGTGTCGTTCGCGGACACCTGCGCCCAGGCGATTCAGATCCCCGCGGAAGGTGGTTTCTTCCAGGGAAACACCGCGAACGCGAGCGCCGACTACGACGCGGGCTGCGACTACGGCGTGCAGCCGCCTGGAGGTGCGCCAGAGCAAATGCTGAAGCTGACGCTCTCTGCGAAGAAGCGCGTGATCTTCGACATGCAGGGCAGCGGTTACGCGACGCTGCTCAACGTGCGCAAGGGACCGGGGTGCCCCGGCACGGAGCTGCCGCAGGCCTGCTCCGTGGGCTACGCCGAGGGACGTTCCTACCTCGACCTGACCCTCGACGCCGGAGAGTACTTCGTGCAGATCGACGGTTACAATCGCGCGTCTGGGACGTGGTTCCTGGACGTCTTCGTCAGCCAGCCATGA
- a CDS encoding protein kinase yields the protein MNSATTQRLVSTCPECGAENSPASRFCNQCGSSLEHSGAPKREVVSPEKIADPLLGMVIAERYRIVAPIGRGGMGVVYRVEHVRIGKLMALKLLTGELTSDSELVGRFKREALMVSKLSHPNTVQVFDFGTSDGLTYLAMEFLDGRDLGRLIEDSGCLDPVRVARLTIQICSSLAEAHGQGMIHRDLKPENIIVLQTREGELVKVLDFGLAKLRESSEMLEVTSRGAIVGTPYYMSPEQVRGEEVDQRSDIYSLGALMYKALTGKPVFDAATPVGVLTKHLTDDAQAPSQRFPELSIPHGMNRIVMRLLAKDPAQRFQSVTDLQAALVGELENQGANSGVDYLLDSGHMRELERPDAAATRDEVERYERKLKRRDQAVWFGILIVLGVLSYGGFELYKKLTYVPAFTGVEIEPNDTPTQANPLPFGKEVRGHLGQRMEPDVADRDFFQVDTQGTEVSLRATALPNLASCLSIFRVGEEQALGRYCSGRPGFDLDIPRLKLEQGAYWVMLTQDRDRYGESAPPLIENVSDSYVLLVGASDAEYDEAEPNDTQQSAVDIPAGKRVQGRLAWMQDVDVFCHESTEPFSFEVAELSARQRGAVLEVTPLGGPSDRIPTRLYPESSEVKLGETDQRSPLRTPGASGKLCVKLRVIPDPGAPLPHPRIAPAGSERYAVSVVEAVSPAAPEPTTPHHGGKAAPRPPAKPATEPSAAAPPAPSAAPAPPTPAAPAPSAAQ from the coding sequence GTGAACTCGGCGACCACGCAGCGCCTGGTCTCCACTTGTCCGGAGTGTGGAGCTGAGAACTCGCCCGCGTCTCGCTTCTGCAATCAGTGTGGCAGTTCGCTCGAACACAGCGGGGCCCCCAAGCGTGAGGTGGTGTCGCCGGAGAAGATCGCGGACCCGCTGCTGGGAATGGTCATCGCGGAGCGCTATCGCATCGTCGCTCCCATCGGACGTGGGGGAATGGGCGTGGTCTATCGCGTCGAGCACGTTCGAATCGGGAAGCTGATGGCGCTGAAGTTGCTCACTGGCGAGCTCACGAGCGACAGCGAGCTGGTTGGGCGTTTCAAGCGCGAAGCGCTGATGGTCAGCAAGCTCTCCCATCCCAACACCGTTCAGGTCTTCGACTTTGGGACGAGTGATGGCCTGACTTACCTGGCCATGGAGTTCCTCGACGGACGCGACCTCGGGCGCCTAATCGAAGACTCCGGCTGCCTGGATCCCGTGCGAGTCGCACGCCTCACGATTCAGATCTGCAGCTCTCTCGCAGAAGCTCATGGCCAAGGCATGATCCACAGGGATCTGAAACCCGAGAACATCATCGTCCTGCAGACTCGGGAAGGTGAGCTCGTAAAAGTCTTGGACTTCGGACTCGCAAAGCTCCGCGAGTCATCCGAAATGCTCGAAGTGACCTCACGCGGAGCCATCGTAGGAACGCCCTACTATATGTCTCCAGAACAAGTACGCGGGGAGGAAGTAGACCAGCGTAGCGACATCTATTCCCTCGGAGCCTTGATGTACAAGGCACTGACGGGCAAGCCGGTATTCGACGCGGCGACGCCGGTAGGCGTGTTGACCAAGCACCTCACCGACGACGCCCAAGCCCCCAGCCAACGCTTCCCCGAACTGAGCATTCCACACGGGATGAATCGGATCGTGATGCGCCTGTTGGCGAAAGACCCGGCGCAGCGGTTTCAGTCAGTAACCGATCTTCAGGCCGCTCTCGTGGGAGAGCTGGAGAACCAAGGCGCCAACAGCGGGGTGGACTACCTGCTCGACTCCGGGCACATGCGCGAGCTCGAGCGCCCGGATGCTGCCGCCACGCGTGACGAGGTAGAGCGCTACGAGCGAAAACTGAAGCGGCGAGACCAGGCCGTTTGGTTCGGTATCCTAATCGTGCTCGGAGTCCTCAGCTACGGCGGGTTCGAACTGTACAAGAAGCTAACCTACGTTCCTGCGTTCACTGGCGTCGAAATCGAACCGAACGACACTCCCACCCAAGCGAATCCGCTTCCGTTCGGAAAAGAGGTCCGGGGTCATCTAGGTCAGCGAATGGAACCGGACGTCGCGGACCGCGACTTCTTTCAGGTCGACACCCAGGGCACAGAAGTGTCGCTCCGCGCCACGGCGCTCCCGAACCTCGCCTCGTGCCTCAGCATCTTCCGAGTCGGTGAGGAGCAGGCGCTCGGACGCTACTGCAGCGGGCGTCCTGGATTCGACCTTGACATCCCCAGACTGAAGCTCGAGCAGGGCGCCTACTGGGTGATGCTCACCCAAGATCGGGATCGCTACGGGGAGAGCGCTCCACCCCTGATCGAAAACGTTTCCGACAGCTATGTGCTGCTCGTCGGCGCCTCCGACGCGGAGTACGACGAAGCCGAGCCCAACGACACCCAGCAGTCCGCGGTCGACATCCCTGCAGGCAAGCGCGTCCAAGGACGCCTCGCCTGGATGCAGGACGTCGATGTGTTCTGTCACGAGAGCACGGAGCCCTTCTCCTTCGAGGTCGCAGAGCTTTCCGCTCGGCAACGCGGAGCAGTGCTGGAAGTAACGCCGCTCGGTGGCCCTTCGGATCGCATTCCGACACGTCTCTACCCGGAGTCCTCAGAGGTCAAGCTGGGCGAGACGGACCAGCGAAGCCCCCTGCGAACCCCAGGAGCGAGCGGAAAGCTCTGCGTGAAGCTCAGAGTGATCCCGGACCCCGGCGCGCCGTTGCCCCATCCTCGCATCGCGCCTGCTGGTTCCGAGCGCTACGCCGTGAGCGTGGTAGAGGCAGTGTCGCCCGCGGCGCCCGAACCGACCACGCCTCATCACGGCGGGAAAGCAGCCCCTAGGCCCCCAGCGAAGCCCGCAACCGAACCAAGCGCCGCAGCCCCACCCGCACCGAGCGCCGCGCCCGCACCACCCACTCCCGCAGCACCAGCGCCGAGCGCCGCTCAATGA
- a CDS encoding sensor histidine kinase yields the protein MGNDRLTRQELSWLLAQEARGAAKALREGVSALSQPPPPMSITIKEGDNVETTLDALDDAITLLSDLQQAPSRRGRIDLAALLCEVSPEARIAMSPGAGTEVFGDEAGLRRMLQVLVTQGHTASAGGTPDLSIRRSGSWIHVGVELGPDTGATGGTEYRWLSRMALRHGGRLELEGGTQWLILPADASAEEMTELRKELEQAQQLGEAYARELAAVFAAGDLPKITPTQAPGNEQLGFLVALSTALVRPLREVLGGIREGLQENDGKHRDGERNLGTYVSAGYELIGELGRVSELSLEEHREPVELVSLAKAAVQAAEARASRHDVRLELICPEALSVSQRPSGVELVVRSLLDHAIAATPRSGSVKLTLEPRGTGARVSVQDGGPTVPTSAFDQLIAGRIDPTSVGRPAGLWLLVAECVCGAIGTEIRIAEGANFVVEFDLLPPPA from the coding sequence GTGGGAAACGACCGACTGACACGGCAAGAGCTCAGCTGGCTATTGGCTCAAGAGGCCCGCGGCGCGGCAAAGGCACTACGCGAAGGCGTATCGGCCCTCAGCCAGCCGCCGCCCCCGATGAGCATCACCATCAAAGAAGGCGACAACGTCGAAACGACGTTGGACGCGCTGGATGACGCCATCACCCTGCTGAGCGACCTCCAGCAAGCTCCAAGTCGCCGTGGTCGCATCGACCTCGCCGCGTTGCTGTGTGAGGTCTCGCCTGAAGCGCGCATCGCCATGAGCCCAGGCGCCGGCACCGAAGTGTTCGGTGACGAGGCTGGCCTGCGGCGCATGCTTCAGGTGCTCGTCACTCAGGGGCACACCGCTAGCGCTGGTGGCACGCCCGACCTCTCCATCCGCCGAAGCGGCAGCTGGATCCACGTTGGCGTTGAGCTCGGCCCTGACACGGGGGCGACTGGAGGCACCGAATATCGCTGGCTGAGCCGCATGGCGCTACGCCATGGCGGCCGCCTCGAACTCGAAGGCGGCACCCAGTGGCTGATTCTACCTGCGGACGCCAGCGCAGAAGAAATGACGGAGCTTCGCAAGGAACTCGAGCAGGCGCAGCAGCTCGGTGAGGCGTATGCGCGAGAGCTGGCCGCCGTGTTCGCCGCGGGAGATTTGCCAAAGATCACCCCGACTCAAGCCCCGGGCAACGAACAGCTTGGCTTCCTGGTGGCTTTGTCCACGGCCTTGGTCCGACCCTTACGCGAAGTCCTGGGTGGTATCCGGGAGGGACTCCAGGAAAACGACGGGAAGCACCGGGACGGCGAACGCAACCTGGGCACCTACGTTTCCGCAGGGTATGAACTCATCGGGGAGTTGGGGCGCGTCAGCGAGCTGAGCCTTGAAGAACACCGCGAACCCGTCGAGCTGGTGAGCCTGGCAAAGGCAGCGGTTCAGGCGGCGGAAGCCCGCGCTTCACGCCATGACGTGAGGCTCGAACTGATCTGCCCAGAGGCCCTGAGTGTGAGCCAGCGTCCCTCGGGCGTGGAGCTTGTGGTGCGCTCGCTGTTGGACCACGCCATCGCCGCGACTCCGCGCTCGGGCAGCGTAAAGCTCACGCTCGAGCCCCGCGGAACTGGCGCCCGCGTCAGCGTCCAAGACGGCGGCCCAACGGTTCCCACCTCCGCCTTTGACCAGTTGATCGCGGGTCGCATCGATCCAACGTCAGTAGGTCGACCTGCGGGCTTGTGGTTGCTTGTAGCTGAATGTGTTTGCGGTGCGATCGGCACCGAGATCCGCATCGCCGAGGGTGCGAACTTCGTTGTGGAGTTCGACCTGCTACCGCCCCCGGCCTGA
- a CDS encoding TerB family tellurite resistance protein → MHDQNMAILKGLCAVAWADGRVAEEEKEVIEALLEAFGASKSEAAEIRAYAATEKKLEDVPVTQLSYDDRRALLQHAVLLTYIDGEQADSELKMLEALCEVLHIPSAEASGIMTAASERAKKLLNLLD, encoded by the coding sequence ATGCACGACCAGAACATGGCGATTCTCAAAGGCCTTTGCGCGGTCGCCTGGGCCGATGGCCGGGTAGCAGAGGAAGAGAAGGAAGTGATCGAGGCGCTGCTCGAGGCGTTCGGCGCGAGCAAGAGCGAAGCCGCGGAAATTCGCGCCTACGCTGCCACCGAGAAGAAGCTCGAGGACGTGCCAGTCACCCAACTGAGCTACGACGATCGTCGTGCACTACTCCAGCACGCGGTGCTGCTGACGTACATCGACGGCGAGCAAGCTGACAGCGAGCTGAAGATGCTCGAGGCGTTGTGCGAAGTGTTGCATATCCCGAGCGCCGAGGCGTCGGGCATCATGACCGCGGCATCCGAGCGTGCGAAGAAGCTGCTCAACCTGCTCGACTAG
- the hisF gene encoding imidazole glycerol phosphate synthase subunit HisF, whose protein sequence is MLAKRIIPCLDVRDGRVVKGVNFVNIRDAGDPVECAARYDADGADEITFLDITASHEARSALLDVIRRTADVVYTPLTVGGGVSTAADVKALLHAGADKVSINTAAVRRPEFIEEVSGAYGAQAIVVAIDARRRSDGGDGWEVFTHGGRNPTGMDALEWAAEMQRRGAGEILLTSMDRDGTQVGYDIQLTRAVVDAVGIPVIASGGVGELEHLRAGFVEGGADAALAASIFHDGMHSIREAKQYLRARGVCVREDHQ, encoded by the coding sequence ATGTTGGCAAAACGCATCATTCCCTGCCTGGACGTGCGCGACGGACGCGTCGTCAAAGGAGTGAATTTCGTCAACATTCGCGACGCCGGCGACCCCGTGGAGTGCGCCGCCCGCTACGATGCTGACGGCGCCGACGAGATCACGTTCCTGGATATTACCGCGAGCCACGAGGCACGTAGTGCGCTGCTCGACGTGATTCGGCGCACCGCGGACGTGGTCTACACCCCACTCACGGTTGGGGGAGGCGTCAGCACTGCGGCGGATGTGAAGGCGTTGCTCCACGCCGGCGCGGACAAAGTGAGCATCAACACAGCCGCTGTACGGCGTCCGGAGTTCATCGAAGAGGTGTCCGGCGCGTACGGGGCGCAAGCGATCGTCGTTGCGATCGATGCTCGGCGCCGCAGCGACGGTGGTGATGGCTGGGAAGTATTCACCCACGGAGGTCGCAACCCGACGGGGATGGACGCCCTCGAGTGGGCCGCCGAGATGCAGCGTCGAGGCGCCGGTGAAATTTTGCTGACCAGCATGGACCGCGACGGCACCCAAGTTGGCTATGACATACAGCTGACGCGTGCCGTCGTCGATGCCGTGGGGATCCCGGTGATCGCATCCGGTGGAGTCGGAGAACTCGAGCATTTGCGCGCTGGGTTCGTGGAGGGAGGCGCTGATGCGGCCCTCGCTGCGTCGATTTTTCATGACGGAATGCACTCGATTCGCGAGGCGAAGCAGTACCTGAGAGCGCGCGGAGTGTGCGTGAGAGAGGACCATCAATGA
- a CDS encoding DUF4190 domain-containing protein encodes MSQSPENPGGFKPPGAPPQQGAQPARDPNEPVGGFGLNLPPGVSTDVYQDQQARVEGTAGSGSSLAVMSLVFGILAMVLNFCCGLFGLVFGLAAIGSGVVVLNTKDARSGDRTMSIIGIVLGALSILIWVVLLILGFGMSMLKP; translated from the coding sequence ATGAGTCAATCTCCCGAGAATCCCGGCGGATTCAAGCCTCCCGGCGCGCCACCCCAGCAGGGCGCTCAGCCCGCACGCGACCCGAACGAGCCGGTTGGTGGCTTTGGCTTGAACCTCCCGCCCGGTGTGTCCACGGACGTCTACCAAGACCAGCAAGCACGCGTCGAAGGCACAGCGGGCAGCGGCAGCAGTCTGGCCGTGATGAGCCTGGTCTTTGGCATCCTGGCGATGGTCCTCAACTTCTGCTGTGGGCTCTTCGGTTTGGTGTTCGGGCTCGCCGCGATCGGCAGCGGTGTGGTGGTGCTCAACACGAAGGACGCCCGCTCCGGGGACCGCACGATGTCGATCATCGGCATCGTGCTCGGCGCGTTATCGATCCTGATCTGGGTCGTGCTGCTGATCTTGGGCTTCGGCATGAGCATGCTGAAACCCTAG
- a CDS encoding PQQ-binding-like beta-propeller repeat protein: protein MARADVSRSGLSATALPAALVVKRELRVTGGITSGMLSDADGRLVVATLDPELVQLSAEGKQQWSVSTGKSAAVVQPVLLSDGTRVLLNADNQLFGFGSSGTRRFNLQLVPGHAPSTDLLPMPDGSVVVALSTRLVRVSAEGRILDTARTHSKVVALLAKGRDVLALTNAGDLLRWRSPHPPRRIAGLGGPPTGGVIHGRHLLTVVGGNKLLDIDLPTLTAHVRWTLQASTALDSPIALPSGDTLSWTGDGLLLRHNRRGTEEMRVSLEPGSATPSPVANSPVLADASGRFAFARAGLGLGVVDPDGSLHFVEGASCEAPVSLIQTGKSSFALGCRSGVLWLLQAK from the coding sequence ATGGCTCGCGCAGACGTCAGTCGAAGCGGCCTCAGCGCGACGGCGCTGCCAGCAGCTCTTGTGGTCAAACGAGAGCTGCGTGTCACCGGCGGCATCACCAGCGGGATGCTCAGCGACGCAGACGGCCGACTCGTCGTCGCCACGCTGGACCCCGAGTTGGTCCAGCTCTCCGCCGAGGGGAAGCAACAGTGGTCCGTTTCCACTGGGAAATCTGCTGCTGTGGTGCAACCCGTGCTCCTGAGCGACGGAACTCGCGTACTCTTGAACGCCGACAATCAGCTCTTCGGCTTCGGCTCCAGCGGCACCCGGCGCTTCAACCTCCAGTTGGTGCCGGGACACGCACCCAGCACCGATCTGCTCCCTATGCCCGACGGAAGCGTGGTGGTCGCGCTCTCGACCCGCTTGGTTCGCGTGTCCGCCGAAGGACGCATACTCGACACCGCGCGAACTCACTCGAAGGTGGTCGCCCTCCTCGCCAAGGGTCGAGACGTCCTGGCGTTGACGAACGCCGGAGATCTCTTGCGCTGGCGCTCCCCTCACCCACCGCGGCGAATCGCGGGGCTTGGTGGTCCGCCAACTGGAGGTGTGATCCACGGGCGCCATCTCTTGACCGTGGTTGGCGGCAACAAGTTGCTCGACATCGACCTCCCCACTCTGACGGCTCACGTGCGCTGGACTCTCCAGGCCTCGACAGCCCTGGATAGCCCGATCGCGTTGCCGAGCGGAGACACCCTCAGCTGGACCGGGGATGGGCTCTTGCTCAGGCACAACCGACGCGGCACCGAGGAGATGCGCGTCTCGCTCGAGCCTGGTTCAGCAACACCGAGTCCGGTCGCAAACTCGCCGGTGCTGGCGGATGCGAGCGGTCGCTTCGCGTTCGCCCGCGCGGGCCTCGGGCTGGGCGTGGTGGATCCAGACGGCAGCCTGCACTTCGTTGAAGGTGCCAGCTGCGAAGCCCCGGTCAGCCTGATCCAAACGGGCAAGTCGAGCTTCGCCCTCGGCTGCCGTTCCGGGGTCTTGTGGCTGCTGCAGGCGAAGTGA
- a CDS encoding response regulator — protein MRILVVEDQDSIRKMIEALVRARGYEVVAVPNGAKGIDVATTEPPDIVLLDLMLPGQYDGFEVCRRLRANPSTKDVPVVIISALDDKESRGKASEAGATAYYTKPFSPIALLKEIDRLRDLVNAG, from the coding sequence ATGCGAATTTTGGTGGTCGAGGACCAAGACTCGATCCGTAAGATGATCGAGGCGCTGGTGCGGGCTCGGGGGTACGAAGTCGTGGCGGTGCCAAACGGCGCCAAAGGCATCGACGTCGCCACCACGGAGCCTCCGGACATCGTGCTGTTGGACCTCATGTTGCCCGGTCAGTACGACGGCTTCGAGGTCTGTCGCCGCCTGCGCGCGAACCCCTCCACCAAGGACGTACCGGTGGTCATCATCAGCGCGCTCGACGACAAGGAATCGCGAGGCAAGGCCTCGGAGGCAGGGGCCACGGCGTACTACACGAAGCCGTTCAGCCCCATCGCGCTGTTGAAAGAGATCGACCGCTTGCGCGATCTCGTCAACGCCGGCTGA
- a CDS encoding ABC transporter permease subunit — protein MLGRPGVIMLNTYREAVRARVLHGLFALAIATGGYSIIVGEFASRSKMRVVSDLGAATISIYGIVVAVVLGASSLYRELELKTIFPILTRPIHRYEYLFGKYIGTLLTVFVFVAANAGGLLIAVGNMSGRPLWQAAVLGPGLVLGLGLYAWRVPRHRTYVPIFGALLLLLGGFWLSGGAPDERNVIAGGALLTLFEVMIVTAVATLFAAFSSPFLTAVFTFSVFVVGRSADTLASMPERVFGPTIKRIGEVLSWVFPNLMVYVPPRPLLTGESGEPILGYLGSAGLQSLLWSVGLLAAASLIFRRRDFL, from the coding sequence ATGCTCGGGCGTCCCGGAGTGATCATGCTCAACACGTATCGCGAAGCGGTGCGTGCGCGGGTACTGCACGGCCTCTTCGCCTTGGCGATCGCGACCGGCGGCTACTCCATCATCGTGGGCGAGTTTGCGTCGCGCTCGAAAATGCGGGTCGTGAGTGACCTGGGAGCGGCGACCATCTCGATCTACGGCATCGTGGTCGCGGTCGTGCTGGGAGCGAGCTCCCTCTATCGAGAGCTCGAGCTGAAGACCATCTTCCCGATTCTCACGCGGCCCATCCATCGCTACGAGTACCTCTTCGGTAAGTACATCGGTACCTTGCTCACGGTATTCGTGTTCGTTGCGGCGAACGCCGGCGGCTTGCTGATCGCCGTGGGCAATATGTCCGGTCGTCCACTGTGGCAGGCGGCGGTGCTCGGTCCCGGCTTGGTGCTCGGTTTGGGTTTGTACGCATGGCGAGTTCCACGCCATCGCACCTACGTGCCGATCTTCGGGGCGCTGCTGCTCCTGCTCGGGGGCTTCTGGCTGAGCGGCGGCGCGCCTGATGAGCGCAACGTGATCGCGGGGGGCGCGCTCTTGACCCTGTTCGAGGTGATGATCGTCACCGCGGTCGCCACGCTGTTTGCGGCGTTCTCGTCGCCGTTCTTGACCGCGGTGTTCACCTTCAGCGTGTTCGTGGTGGGCCGTAGCGCCGACACCCTGGCGAGCATGCCGGAGCGCGTGTTCGGGCCGACGATCAAGCGCATTGGCGAAGTGCTCTCCTGGGTGTTTCCGAACTTGATGGTGTACGTCCCGCCCCGTCCGCTGCTCACGGGTGAGTCCGGCGAGCCCATCCTCGGCTACTTGGGCTCGGCGGGCCTGCAGTCTCTGCTGTGGAGCGTGGGACTGCTCGCCGCGGCAAGTCTGATTTTCCGTCGGCGTGACTTCTTGTGA
- a CDS encoding tyrosine recombinase XerC, whose protein sequence is MTLERASSAFLEHLEHERHVSRNTLAAYGRDLRQLSTFLTERRGSEVELCDVDKLSLRLWLGARSREVGPSTLARQLSAVRTAFDFFERRGLCKKNPARLLALPKLRRGLPKFLGVDPAQELMTTPESTDKQPKDVARDTLILELLYGSGLRVSELVGLDVADVVLDGRGPGDDTLRVSGKGNKQRIVPLGNKARVALDRYLELRRDFLAEGGSKAPRESVRSALLLNRFGGRLSVRSVQNIVKRYGALATGRADLHPHALRHTCATHMLEGGADLRAIQEFLGHSSLSTTQRYTHVSMEKLIGVYDSAHPLSKKR, encoded by the coding sequence CTGACCTTAGAGCGCGCGAGCTCCGCATTCCTGGAGCACCTCGAGCATGAGCGGCACGTCTCGCGCAACACGCTCGCCGCGTATGGTCGTGACCTACGTCAGCTCTCGACGTTCCTCACGGAGCGTCGCGGCTCAGAGGTTGAGCTCTGCGACGTCGACAAGCTCTCCCTCCGGCTGTGGCTTGGGGCGCGCTCAAGAGAGGTGGGGCCGAGCACCCTGGCGCGCCAGCTGAGCGCTGTGCGCACGGCTTTTGACTTCTTCGAGCGTCGAGGTCTCTGCAAGAAGAATCCAGCGCGCCTGCTCGCGCTGCCCAAGCTCCGTCGGGGACTTCCGAAGTTCCTGGGTGTGGATCCAGCGCAAGAGCTGATGACTACTCCGGAGAGCACCGACAAGCAGCCAAAGGACGTCGCGCGGGATACCCTGATTCTGGAGCTGCTGTACGGGTCCGGGTTGCGCGTCTCTGAGCTGGTCGGGCTCGACGTGGCGGATGTGGTGCTCGACGGCCGCGGCCCCGGAGACGACACCTTGCGGGTTTCCGGTAAGGGGAACAAACAGCGTATCGTTCCGCTCGGAAATAAGGCGCGCGTGGCTTTGGATCGCTACCTGGAGCTTCGGAGGGACTTCCTTGCGGAGGGCGGGAGCAAGGCTCCCCGTGAGTCCGTTCGGAGTGCGCTGCTCTTGAACCGCTTCGGTGGTCGGCTCAGCGTGCGCAGCGTGCAAAACATCGTGAAACGCTATGGAGCGCTAGCCACCGGGCGCGCCGACTTGCATCCCCATGCGCTGCGCCACACTTGCGCGACGCATATGCTCGAAGGTGGCGCCGACCTGCGCGCGATTCAGGAGTTTTTGGGGCACAGCAGCCTGTCTACGACGCAACGCTACACGCATGTTTCCATGGAGAAATTGATTGGCGTGTACGACAGCGCTCACCCACTGAGCAAGAAGCGCTGA